One stretch of Cryptosporidium parvum Iowa II chromosome 3, whole genome shotgun sequence DNA includes these proteins:
- a CDS encoding Dbp9p, eIF4A-1-family RNA SFII helicase, DEXDc+HELICc (transcripts identified by EST) → KQTMKNENDSNELLSFSELYGSILDRRIIQSLTNSNYLVPTKVQVEVIKKIIEGKDLLINSYTGSGKTLAYAIPICHNLLNISNRLANKVYSLVLVPSRELVIQTHEIFEQLLVFCENNVSVGTIFNADDNLLHKGKDLKYGSFRYNILISTPGDILCAKGMGSKESIFQNIAHLVIDEADLLFAFGYDKDMSKVLDLLPNSQDRKYQCILLSATLNKEVDSLKKMVLHRPIFVDIKPEIKEDYFDQEGNDSKCQTSGLLSEYYTICDSMVDKWLMLYILLKMNVIPRKCLIFVSEVDTAYSIKLFLERFGMSCGVLTPIIPAATRRMLIQCFNQGSYDILVTSDTINEKDESVLSILKDNSITYRGVDYKEVASVFNFDCPSSVRSYIHHIGRTARGGSSGVSITIVNSNIPNEMEVLDELLNDSNRKMNKLKITSEEVACFRYRIEDCMRILTKGNIQRHKLQEIQGLILNNTRLLKSGYFSKHPGDKNVLKSYHKHITNALNISNSGREHIKNIPDYLYDMVNNNISNSPDFVLDQSSMPNVSMDSVLSNTNNSSHGGSLTEKVQEAIRRMGAKDFQFVKENNLNPTNVNKTGNLNSGKKRIISRKSQLKKEPKSYEGTVPDELPAISGRKLWKLKHKKRVKKYKDFIDDNKYRKKRGVRR, encoded by the coding sequence AAACAAACAATGAAAAACGAAAATGATAGCAATGAATTGCTTTCATTTTCTGAACTCTATGGCTCAATTCTTGATAGAAGGATTATTCAATCTTTGACTAATAGCAATTACTTGGTACCAACTAAAGTACAAGTCGAGGTCattaaaaagattattGAAGGTAaggatttattaattaactCTTATACAGGTTCGGGAAAAACATTGGCTTATGCAATTCCTATTTGccataatttattaaatatatcaaatagATTAGCTAATAAGGTGTATTCATTAGTTTTAGTACCTTCAAGAGAGCTAGTAATCCAAACCCATGAAATTTTTGAGCAACTGTTGGTTTTCTGTGAGAATAATGTTTCTGTTGGAACTATATTTAATGCAGATGATAATTTGTTACATAAAGGGAAGGATCTTAAATATGGTAGCTTTCGTTACAATATATTGATTTCAACTCCTGGAGATATCTTATGCGCTAAAGGAATGGGCTCAAAGGAGTCGATTTTCCAGAATATTGCTCATTTAGTAATTGATGAGGCTGATTTGTTATTTGCTTTTGGTTATGACAAAGATATGAGCAAAGTTTTGGATCTACTTCCAAATTCTCAAGATAGAAAGTATCAATGTATATTGCTTTCTGCAACATTAAACAAGGAAGTTGATTCTCTTAAAAAAATGGTCCTTCATAGACCTATTTTTGTTGATATTAAACCTGAAATTAAGGAAGATTATTTCGATCAAGAAGGTAATGATTCAAAGTGCCAAACCTCGGGATTGTTAAGCGAGTACTATACCATTTGCGACAGCATGGTGGATAAATGGTTAATGCTCTACATTCTTCTGAAGATGAATGTAATTCCTAGAAAATGCCTTATTTTTGTATCTGAAGTAGATACTGCATACTCAATTAAGCTCTTTCTTGAAAGGTTTGGGATGAGTTGTGGCGTTCTCACTCCTATTATTCCTGCTGCAACTAGGAGAATGCTAATACAGTGCTTTAACCAAGGAAGCTATGACATTTTAGTAACTAGTGATACAATAAATGAAAAGGATGAATCAGTATTAAGTATTTTAAAGGATAATTCAATCACATATAGAGGGGTTGACTATAAGGAAGTTGCTTCCgtatttaattttgattgTCCAAGTAGTGTTAGGTCATATATTCATCATATTGGTAGAACAGCTAGAGGTGGTTCTTCAGGAGTTTCAATAACTATTGTCAATAGTAATATACCTAACGAAATGGAAGTATTGGATGAGCTTTTAAACGATAGCAACcgaaaaatgaataaattgaaGATCACATCCGAAGAGGTTGCCTGCTTCAGATATAGAATTGAAGATTGTATGCGAATTTTAACAAAAGGTAACATACAAAGGCACAAACTCCAGGAAATACAAGGGCTTATCCTGAACAATACCCGTCTTCTTAAGTCTGGCTATTTCAGCAAGCATCCAGGAGATAAAAATGTACTAAAGTCTTACCATAAGCATATTACAAATgctttaaatatttcaaattctggAAGGGAGCACATTAAGAATATCCCTGATTATTTATATGATATggttaataataatatttccaatagTCCTGATTTTGTTTTAGATCAATCTTCTATGCCAAATGTTTCAATGGATAGTGTACTTTCTAATACCAATAATAGTAGTCATGGTGGAAGTTTGACAGAAAAGGTACAAGAGGCTATTCGTAGAATGGGAGCCAAAGATTTCCAGTTtgttaaagaaaataatcttAACCCAACAAATGTAAACAAAACTggaaatttaaattctggCAAGAAGAGAATTATAAGTCGAAAATCTCAGCTTAAGAAGGAACCAAAGTCGTACGAAGGTACTGTTCCAGATGAGCTTCCGGCTATTTCAGGCCGTAAGTTATGGAAGCTTAAACACAAAAAACGTGTTAAGAAGTACAAAGACTTTATTGATGATAACAAATACAGGAAGAAAAGGGGCGTAAGA